One region of Termitidicoccus mucosus genomic DNA includes:
- the nuoK gene encoding NADH-quinone oxidoreductase subunit NuoK: MMNLLENISPLHLSLLFSSALFCLGLVTALARSNTILVLLGVELMLNAANINFIAFAGRSQGAAASTGVLFAIFSIAVAAAEAAVGLALIIAIYRHRRSVRLRTRTN, from the coding sequence ATGATGAATCTCCTTGAAAACATAAGCCCGCTGCACCTCAGCCTGCTCTTTTCGAGCGCGCTTTTCTGCCTGGGCCTCGTCACTGCGCTCGCCCGCAGCAACACCATCCTCGTGCTTCTCGGCGTCGAGCTCATGCTCAACGCCGCCAACATCAACTTCATCGCTTTCGCGGGCCGCTCGCAGGGCGCGGCGGCCTCGACCGGCGTGCTCTTCGCGATTTTCTCCATTGCCGTGGCCGCCGCCGAGGCCGCCGTGGGCCTCGCGCTCATCATCGCGATCTACCGGCACCGCCGCAGCGTCCGCCTCCGGACGCGAACGAATTGA
- a CDS encoding 4Fe-4S dicluster domain-containing protein codes for MLGTGIIKGLLVTAKNLVGSYHDPKRLPTIEYPEKRYKLPENFRSFPFLVYDGDDANAGLRCVACRICEKECPPQCIYIVPERDEKGRVQKKPKIFDIDFSVCMGCQICVEACPFDSIKMDHHYEITATNRFEGLLVHLDQLAKPNSYFHQIHPADAAEIDARLAEDKRKAEEKAKAAAAAAAAKAAAAAAAKSAAAVPPPPATAPAPKPDAS; via the coding sequence ATGCTCGGCACCGGCATCATCAAAGGACTCCTCGTCACCGCGAAAAATCTCGTCGGCAGCTACCACGACCCCAAGCGCCTGCCCACCATCGAGTATCCGGAAAAACGATACAAACTCCCGGAAAACTTCCGCAGCTTCCCCTTCCTCGTTTACGACGGCGACGACGCGAACGCCGGCCTGCGCTGCGTCGCCTGCCGCATCTGCGAGAAGGAATGCCCGCCGCAGTGCATCTACATCGTCCCCGAGCGCGACGAAAAAGGCCGCGTGCAGAAGAAACCCAAGATCTTCGACATCGACTTCTCCGTCTGCATGGGCTGCCAGATCTGCGTCGAGGCCTGCCCCTTCGACTCCATCAAGATGGATCACCACTACGAGATCACGGCCACCAACCGCTTCGAGGGCCTGCTCGTCCACCTCGACCAGCTCGCGAAACCCAACAGCTATTTTCACCAAATCCACCCCGCCGACGCCGCCGAAATCGACGCCCGCCTCGCCGAGGACAAACGCAAGGCCGAGGAAAAAGCCAAGGCCGCTGCCGCTGCTGCGGCAGCCAAAGCCGCCGCGGCCGCCGCAGCCAAGTCTGCCGCCGCGGTTCCGCCCCCGCCCGCAACCGCTCCCGCTCCGAAACCCGACGCGTCCTGA
- a CDS encoding NADH-quinone oxidoreductase subunit J family protein yields MPDLSLLSFLAIALVTIGASAVAITRRNIIHSALLLVAGWVGIAAYYLWAGAEFVAFAQILVYVGAVSMVVLFAVLLTRLGPGDTAPAPGAFQRAAAALVAGGACFGALSGAILTSPFKTGAETPAAAPGVRQLGLALMEPANAAALLVIGILLTVALIGAIVIASIDRRGADKSGEAAS; encoded by the coding sequence ATGCCCGACCTCTCCCTTCTCTCGTTTCTGGCCATCGCGCTCGTCACCATCGGTGCGTCCGCCGTGGCCATTACGCGGCGCAACATCATTCACAGCGCCCTCCTCCTCGTCGCCGGCTGGGTGGGCATCGCCGCCTACTACCTCTGGGCCGGCGCCGAGTTTGTCGCCTTCGCGCAAATCCTCGTTTACGTCGGCGCGGTCTCGATGGTCGTGCTCTTCGCCGTGCTGCTCACGCGCCTCGGTCCCGGCGACACCGCCCCTGCGCCCGGGGCCTTCCAGCGCGCCGCCGCCGCGCTCGTCGCGGGCGGAGCCTGCTTCGGCGCGCTTTCCGGGGCCATCCTCACCTCGCCCTTCAAAACCGGCGCCGAAACGCCTGCCGCCGCCCCCGGCGTCCGCCAGCTCGGCCTCGCGCTCATGGAGCCCGCCAATGCCGCCGCGCTCCTTGTCATCGGGATTCTCCTCACCGTCGCGCTCATCGGCGCCATCGTCATCGCATCCATCGACCGCCGCGGGGCGGACAAATCCGGGGAGGCCGCGTCATGA
- a CDS encoding complex I subunit 1/NuoH family protein: MTFATVNPADNFLERLPGLALDWVLGLLPDNDFVRWLVASVLAVAVILAVFGLLFAFTTVTERKLLGRFQNRPGPNRVRILGIRFFGFFQPFADAVKALTKEDLVPAAADKILHFLAPAGAVFFTLLGFAVIPYGRHLTPLDLDAGVLYFFAAGAASELVIFMAGWSSQNKYSLLSAMRALAQLISFELPLLLVVVPVVLAAGTLGTSSIVTAQGGWSLGGLIPHWNVLTPWGLAGFVIFVIAALAETNRCPFDLPEGESEIIAGHLTEYSGFKYALFFMGEYFGIIGLCGLGVTLFLGGWQAPCEFLQFIPSYLWFGLKLIALILFFIWIRATLLRLRIDQLTRLAWKLLVPLGLINLGVAAFWMLTASWDGPVLLAVRWAVGLALILIPYVLLGRSLGSGLGPRNYRYAQ; this comes from the coding sequence ATGACCTTCGCCACCGTGAATCCCGCCGATAATTTTCTCGAACGCCTTCCCGGCCTCGCGCTCGACTGGGTGCTTGGCCTTCTCCCCGACAACGATTTCGTCCGCTGGCTGGTCGCTTCCGTGCTCGCCGTTGCCGTCATCCTCGCCGTGTTCGGGCTGCTCTTCGCCTTCACCACCGTCACCGAGCGCAAGCTCCTCGGCCGCTTCCAAAACCGGCCCGGCCCCAACCGCGTCCGCATCCTCGGCATCCGCTTCTTCGGCTTTTTCCAGCCCTTTGCCGACGCGGTCAAGGCCCTGACCAAGGAAGACCTCGTGCCCGCCGCCGCCGACAAAATCCTGCACTTCCTCGCCCCCGCCGGCGCGGTCTTCTTCACGCTGCTCGGCTTCGCCGTCATCCCCTACGGCCGCCACCTGACGCCGCTCGACCTCGATGCCGGCGTGCTCTATTTCTTCGCCGCCGGCGCCGCCTCCGAGCTCGTCATCTTCATGGCCGGCTGGTCGAGCCAGAACAAGTATTCGCTCCTCTCCGCCATGCGCGCCCTCGCGCAGCTCATTTCCTTCGAACTCCCGCTGCTCCTCGTCGTCGTCCCCGTCGTCCTCGCCGCCGGCACCCTCGGCACCTCCTCCATCGTCACCGCCCAGGGCGGCTGGTCGCTCGGCGGGCTCATCCCGCACTGGAACGTGCTCACGCCCTGGGGCCTCGCCGGGTTCGTCATCTTCGTCATCGCCGCGCTGGCCGAGACCAACCGCTGCCCCTTCGATCTCCCCGAGGGCGAAAGCGAGATCATCGCCGGGCACCTAACCGAGTATTCGGGATTCAAATACGCGCTCTTCTTCATGGGTGAGTATTTCGGCATCATCGGCCTGTGCGGACTCGGCGTGACGCTCTTCCTCGGCGGCTGGCAGGCCCCGTGCGAGTTCCTCCAGTTCATCCCGTCCTACCTCTGGTTCGGCCTCAAGCTCATCGCGCTCATCCTCTTCTTCATCTGGATACGCGCCACGCTCCTGCGCCTGCGCATCGACCAGCTCACCCGCCTCGCGTGGAAACTCCTTGTCCCGCTCGGCCTCATCAACCTCGGCGTGGCCGCCTTCTGGATGCTCACCGCGTCGTGGGACGGCCCCGTCCTGCTGGCCGTCCGCTGGGCGGTCGGCCTCGCGCTCATTCTCATCCCCTACGTGCTCCTCGGTCGCAGCCTCGGCTCCGGCCTCGGCCCCCGCAACTACCGCTACGCGCAATGA
- a CDS encoding proton-conducting transporter membrane subunit, with amino-acid sequence MVFCGAVGKSGQFPLHVWLPDAMEGPTPVSALIHAATMVAAGVFLIARVYPLMAVDQAGAHFHALTVVAFIGAITALFGAVVAVAQNDIKRILAFSTVSQLGYMMLAIGVGAWPVAIFHLLTHAFFKALLFLGAGSVIHAAHHEQDIRLLGGLSRRMKATFAAFSIGMMALAGVPFVFSGFYSKEGILHAAHHWPVSHLPLCVGLVAVVLTAFYMTRLMGNVFFGKPRSHAAEHAHENPPAMTLPLTLLAACSILVGFLGTPAWPWLQQTLAGQPAAAHGLAAIFTEGGGLMWLSIALVALGIGAGAALYIRRPRVSATAADPLEKTFPALWRALANRLWFDELYAATFGRLTNLLAAFADILTAASSTACRLLALLGRGIGFINREGDEDVLNGGFDRTSEALRGTGKAYSRAQTGDAHDNLGAIALGFVALMVVIMIAGIW; translated from the coding sequence CTGGTTTTCTGCGGCGCGGTCGGCAAATCCGGCCAGTTCCCGCTCCATGTCTGGCTCCCCGACGCGATGGAAGGCCCCACACCCGTGTCCGCGCTCATCCACGCCGCCACGATGGTGGCCGCGGGCGTGTTCCTCATCGCGCGCGTTTATCCGCTCATGGCTGTGGACCAAGCCGGCGCGCACTTCCACGCCCTCACCGTCGTCGCCTTCATCGGCGCCATCACCGCGCTTTTCGGCGCGGTCGTCGCCGTCGCGCAAAACGACATCAAGCGCATCCTCGCCTTCTCGACCGTATCACAACTCGGATACATGATGCTCGCCATCGGCGTCGGCGCGTGGCCTGTCGCGATCTTCCATCTCCTCACCCACGCCTTTTTCAAGGCGCTGCTCTTCCTCGGCGCGGGCTCCGTCATCCACGCCGCGCACCACGAGCAGGACATCCGCCTGCTCGGCGGGCTTTCGCGCCGCATGAAAGCCACCTTTGCCGCCTTTTCCATCGGCATGATGGCGCTCGCGGGCGTGCCGTTCGTGTTTTCCGGCTTCTACTCGAAGGAGGGCATCCTCCACGCCGCGCACCACTGGCCTGTCTCGCACCTCCCGCTCTGCGTCGGACTCGTCGCCGTCGTGCTCACCGCGTTCTACATGACGCGCCTCATGGGCAACGTCTTTTTCGGAAAACCCCGTTCGCACGCCGCGGAGCACGCGCATGAGAACCCGCCCGCGATGACGCTCCCGCTCACCCTCCTCGCCGCCTGCTCCATCCTCGTCGGCTTCCTCGGCACGCCCGCCTGGCCCTGGCTCCAGCAAACCCTCGCCGGCCAGCCCGCCGCCGCGCACGGCCTCGCGGCCATCTTCACCGAGGGCGGCGGGCTCATGTGGCTCTCCATCGCGCTCGTCGCGCTCGGCATCGGCGCGGGCGCCGCGCTCTACATCCGCCGTCCGCGTGTTTCCGCCACCGCCGCCGACCCGCTCGAAAAAACCTTCCCCGCGCTCTGGCGCGCGCTCGCCAACCGCCTCTGGTTCGACGAACTCTACGCCGCCACCTTCGGACGCCTCACAAACCTCCTCGCCGCGTTTGCCGACATCCTGACCGCTGCATCATCGACGGCCTGTCGTCTCCTCGCCCTCCTCGGGCGCGGCATCGGTTTCATCAACCGCGAAGGCGACGAGGACGTGCTCAACGGCGGCTTTGACCGCACCAGCGAGGCCCTTCGCGGCACCGGCAAGGCCTACTCCCGCGCCCAGACGGGCGACGCCCACGACAACCTCGGCGCCATCGCCCTCGGCTTCGTCGCCCTCATGGTCGTCATCATGATCGCCGGCATCTGGTGA